One Mycobacteroides salmoniphilum DNA segment encodes these proteins:
- a CDS encoding metallophosphoesterase family protein — translation MPRNPVNPDGETPDMGIPQSMAQSMSMAEQYEWHRGYLRRHAVSRRNFLRGSAAAAAVAALGVSPFGRRAYADDAPLSVAGRRVGFGADSSSQLSFSGQLSRNPQGTKIFLDHGPTPELGASLHAEVRNLVTQIPSSDHGVLAAEQFYVHAPVHGIGGGAERFYRWRTADGFLSDIRSAATAMPSSRNALAPFRFTMMGDQGTDETPSQPPGLAAGEYDDSYYSADNDPGASHTQNVLNQIVACRPDFHILAGDIAYADPSGMGKKPQFVPSGAKPATGFDKYNPFVWDVYLTSIEPSASITPWMFATGNHDMEAAYGSHGYGGHLARLGFPGNGPTGCPSAYSFTYGNVAVLSLDANDVSYEIRANTGYSGGAQTGWVGRTLAAYRANANIDFIVCFFHHCAYSTTLSHASDGGVRDAWCALFDRYQVDLVLQGHNHVFERTDPIRAGRPTKEAGDNSIVYPESDGTVYYTVGSAGRPRYDFQPGEPEGYRGHELTDTLVPNSYVWAPDGSKHAEAVAWSRVRYRNYAFIRVDVRPGTFSSDMDVTAVDEYGRAFDTVTYRRQVRAAAP, via the coding sequence ATGCCGCGTAACCCTGTGAACCCTGACGGTGAGACACCGGACATGGGGATCCCCCAGTCGATGGCCCAGTCGATGTCGATGGCCGAGCAGTACGAGTGGCATCGCGGATATCTGCGGCGTCATGCGGTGTCACGTCGCAACTTCCTCCGCGGGTCGGCGGCCGCCGCTGCGGTCGCCGCACTGGGGGTGTCACCGTTTGGACGCCGGGCCTATGCGGACGATGCCCCGCTGAGTGTCGCCGGCAGGCGCGTCGGGTTCGGCGCCGACTCCTCCAGCCAGCTCAGCTTTTCCGGGCAGCTGTCCAGGAATCCACAGGGCACCAAGATCTTTCTCGATCACGGCCCGACCCCCGAACTCGGCGCCTCCCTGCACGCCGAGGTCCGCAATCTGGTGACACAGATCCCGTCCAGCGACCATGGCGTGCTGGCGGCCGAACAGTTCTACGTCCACGCGCCCGTGCATGGGATCGGCGGGGGCGCGGAGCGTTTTTACCGCTGGCGCACTGCCGACGGGTTCCTGAGCGACATCCGTTCGGCCGCGACGGCCATGCCATCCTCGCGAAACGCACTCGCCCCCTTCCGTTTCACCATGATGGGCGATCAGGGCACCGACGAAACTCCCTCCCAGCCACCGGGCCTGGCCGCCGGTGAATACGACGACAGCTACTACAGCGCGGACAATGACCCGGGCGCATCACATACGCAGAACGTGCTGAATCAGATCGTCGCGTGCCGACCTGACTTCCACATCCTGGCCGGGGATATCGCGTACGCGGACCCCTCCGGAATGGGGAAAAAGCCCCAGTTCGTACCCTCGGGCGCGAAGCCCGCAACCGGTTTCGACAAGTACAACCCCTTTGTCTGGGATGTCTACCTGACGTCCATTGAACCCAGTGCCTCGATCACACCGTGGATGTTCGCGACCGGTAACCACGACATGGAGGCCGCGTACGGCAGCCATGGCTACGGCGGGCATCTGGCCCGTCTCGGATTCCCCGGAAACGGGCCCACCGGATGCCCCTCCGCGTACTCGTTCACGTACGGCAATGTCGCGGTGCTCTCCCTGGACGCCAATGACGTGTCGTATGAGATCCGGGCAAACACCGGCTACTCGGGTGGAGCTCAAACTGGCTGGGTGGGAAGAACTTTGGCGGCCTACCGCGCCAATGCGAACATCGACTTCATCGTCTGCTTCTTTCACCACTGCGCTTACTCGACCACCCTCTCGCATGCCAGCGACGGTGGCGTCCGCGACGCGTGGTGCGCGCTATTCGATCGCTATCAGGTGGACCTGGTACTCCAAGGGCACAACCACGTTTTCGAGCGCACCGATCCCATTCGTGCCGGGCGGCCGACCAAGGAGGCCGGCGACAACTCGATCGTCTACCCGGAATCGGATGGCACCGTGTATTACACGGTGGGCTCGGCGGGCCGGCCCCGTTACGACTTCCAGCCGGGCGAGCCCGAGGGATACCGTGGCCACGAGCTCACGGACACGCTGGTTCCCAACAGCTATGTCTGGGCGCCCGACGGCAGTAAGCATGCGGAGGCGGTCGCGTGGTCGCGGGTGCGCTATCGCAACTACGCGTTCATTCGTGTCGATGTGCGTCCCGGAACCTTCAGTAGCGACATGGACGTCACCGCCGTCGACGAGTACGGCCGCGCGTTCGACACGGTGACCTATCGCCGCCAGGTACGCGCAGCGGCGCCCTAA
- a CDS encoding adenosylcobinamide-GDP ribazoletransferase, translating into MNRLLRLLRPVGGAFEFATVTPVPARLAGSLSGPVLGALPVVGAALGALAAAVSWIMHFAYMAPLAGLAAVTVMILATRGLHIDGLSDTTDGLGCYGPPERALTVMRDGSAGPFGVVAVVITVLAQALSFGVLASRQEWLAIVLAVAVGRVSAVVACRRGVPGAAHSGFGARVAGSQPLWLVGVWVLAAMAVGLLAQPWRPWQGPATVVVALAAGALLVRHCVRRFGGITGDVLGASIEVTTTLAALGFTAY; encoded by the coding sequence GTGAATCGGCTGCTGCGGCTTCTTCGGCCCGTCGGCGGAGCCTTCGAATTCGCCACCGTGACACCGGTTCCCGCGCGGCTCGCCGGGTCACTCTCGGGTCCGGTGTTGGGAGCGCTGCCGGTAGTGGGCGCCGCACTGGGCGCGCTGGCCGCAGCCGTCAGCTGGATCATGCACTTCGCGTACATGGCGCCACTGGCCGGGCTGGCGGCGGTCACGGTGATGATTCTCGCGACACGTGGATTACACATCGACGGACTGTCCGATACGACGGACGGGCTGGGCTGCTACGGACCACCGGAGCGCGCGCTCACCGTGATGCGCGACGGTTCGGCTGGGCCGTTCGGAGTGGTGGCCGTGGTCATCACCGTACTGGCGCAGGCGTTGTCGTTCGGAGTGCTGGCGTCCCGACAGGAGTGGCTGGCCATCGTGCTGGCGGTCGCGGTGGGGCGGGTCAGCGCGGTCGTGGCGTGCCGTCGCGGGGTACCCGGTGCCGCACACAGCGGCTTCGGTGCCCGGGTGGCGGGATCTCAGCCGCTGTGGCTGGTCGGAGTATGGGTGCTCGCGGCGATGGCCGTCGGACTTCTGGCGCAACCCTGGCGGCCCTGGCAGGGCCCGGCCACCGTAGTGGTGGCCCTGGCGGCCGGCGCACTGTTGGTGCGCCATTGCGTGCGCAGGTTCGGTGGCATCACCGGCGACGTGTTGGGCGCAAGCATCGAGGTAACCACGACTCTGGCCGCGCTCGGTTTCACGGCGTACTGA
- the cobT gene encoding nicotinate-nucleotide--dimethylbenzimidazole phosphoribosyltransferase: MTSGEAPRFAPVSAPDPDIAAAARDRQRQLTKPEGALGRLEELSVWVSACQNQCPPTPFQRPRVVVFAGDHGVASGGVSAYPSSVTAQMVRNIEAGGAAVNVLAALSGASVRVVDIAVDTDGSLTEPLAAHKIRRSSGNIAVQDALTLEQAHAALAAGIALADAEIDGGADLLIAGDMGIGNTTPATVLVAALTASEPVAVVGRGTGVNDAGWARKTAAVRDALRRTKDVRTDPVALLSRAGGADLAAITGFLAHAAVRRTPVLLDGLVVTAAALVAEQLAPGARQWWLAGHRSTEPAHSLALQRLRLDPILDLQMRLGEGSGALVALPVLQAAAGTLAQMATFDEARIDGPGV; the protein is encoded by the coding sequence GTGACCAGCGGCGAGGCACCGCGATTCGCCCCGGTCTCGGCACCCGATCCGGATATCGCCGCCGCCGCGCGCGACCGGCAACGACAACTCACCAAACCGGAGGGCGCGCTGGGGCGGCTGGAGGAGCTCTCGGTCTGGGTATCGGCATGCCAGAATCAGTGCCCCCCTACGCCATTCCAACGGCCGAGAGTGGTCGTCTTCGCCGGTGATCACGGAGTGGCCTCCGGTGGCGTGTCGGCCTACCCCTCGTCGGTGACAGCCCAGATGGTGCGGAACATCGAAGCGGGCGGGGCCGCGGTGAACGTGCTCGCCGCGCTCTCCGGGGCCAGCGTGCGCGTGGTCGACATTGCCGTCGACACCGATGGTTCACTGACCGAACCCCTGGCCGCCCACAAGATTCGCCGCTCCAGCGGCAACATCGCGGTGCAGGACGCCCTCACCCTCGAGCAGGCTCACGCCGCGCTGGCCGCCGGGATCGCCTTGGCCGACGCCGAGATCGATGGCGGAGCCGATCTGCTCATCGCGGGCGATATGGGCATCGGTAACACCACGCCGGCAACGGTATTGGTGGCGGCACTGACCGCGAGCGAACCGGTGGCCGTGGTGGGTCGCGGCACCGGGGTCAACGACGCCGGTTGGGCACGCAAGACCGCGGCCGTGCGCGATGCGTTGCGCCGCACCAAGGATGTGCGCACCGACCCGGTCGCACTACTGTCTCGAGCAGGCGGTGCCGATCTGGCGGCAATCACCGGTTTCCTGGCGCACGCCGCGGTGCGGCGCACCCCCGTACTGCTCGACGGGCTGGTGGTGACCGCCGCAGCGCTGGTGGCCGAACAGCTGGCACCGGGGGCGCGACAGTGGTGGCTCGCCGGACATCGCTCCACAGAACCCGCACATTCTCTTGCCCTGCAACGCCTTCGGCTGGATCCCATACTGGATCTGCAGATGCGACTGGGCGAGGGCTCCGGCGCGCTCGTCGCACTACCCGTGTTGCAGGCCGCCGCGGGCACGCTGGCCCAGATGGCGACTTTCGACGAGGCCCGGATCGACGGGCCAGGCGTGTGA
- a CDS encoding bifunctional adenosylcobinamide kinase/adenosylcobinamide-phosphate guanylyltransferase — MSEATSLVLGGIRSGKSRFAESLLPASAPVRYLATGSSVRDDAAWAHRVAAHRSRRPTHWTTAETADIAGELRTGDAVPTLIDDLGGWLTAMMDSRGAWERGGEVVTADIGALVDAIDAYSSDLVIVSPEVGLAIVPATASGRLFADQLGALNQAVAQRCQCVFLVVAGQPLTIKGATA; from the coding sequence GTGTCCGAGGCCACCTCTCTTGTGCTCGGCGGAATTCGCTCGGGAAAATCGCGTTTCGCGGAGTCTCTGCTGCCCGCCTCGGCACCCGTGCGATACCTGGCAACCGGATCCTCCGTCCGCGACGACGCGGCATGGGCGCACAGGGTTGCCGCACACCGGTCACGGCGTCCCACTCACTGGACGACGGCCGAGACGGCGGATATCGCGGGCGAGCTGCGCACGGGCGATGCGGTGCCGACCCTCATCGACGATCTCGGAGGTTGGCTGACCGCGATGATGGACAGCCGCGGCGCGTGGGAACGTGGCGGTGAGGTCGTCACCGCCGACATCGGCGCGCTGGTCGATGCGATCGACGCCTACTCCAGCGACCTGGTGATCGTGAGCCCGGAGGTCGGGTTGGCCATCGTGCCCGCCACCGCATCCGGGCGGCTGTTCGCCGATCAGCTCGGAGCACTGAATCAGGCAGTGGCACAGCGCTGTCAGTGCGTGTTCCTGGTGGTCGCCGGCCAGCCGCTGACAATCAAGGGAGCTACCGCGTGA
- a CDS encoding DUF3043 domain-containing protein, which yields MNLLGRKKSTSENGTVSAASASSSPSDETDVTSAAQAGKGRPTPKRDAGKRRGPIAPAPLTSSEARQRRKSLRGPKLSRAERKVENAERRSRVADSREKMMAGDEAYLLPRDKGPVRAFARDIVDSRRNVLGLFMPLALFLIFSMFAVPSVQVQMWMTPAMLVLMIVMIVDGVFVGRLVNKRVFERFPTSDEGGFKLGWYAASRASQLRKMRAPRPRVNRGEPV from the coding sequence GTGAATCTGCTCGGCCGAAAGAAATCCACCTCAGAAAACGGCACCGTTAGCGCTGCCAGTGCGTCCTCGTCGCCGTCTGATGAGACGGACGTCACATCAGCGGCCCAGGCCGGAAAGGGCCGCCCCACCCCGAAGCGGGACGCCGGCAAGCGTCGTGGACCTATCGCTCCGGCGCCGTTGACCAGTTCCGAGGCCCGGCAGCGTCGCAAGTCCCTGCGCGGGCCGAAACTGTCGCGCGCGGAACGCAAGGTCGAGAACGCCGAGCGTCGGTCCCGGGTGGCCGACAGCCGCGAAAAGATGATGGCCGGAGATGAGGCGTATCTGCTGCCCCGAGACAAGGGTCCGGTGCGCGCCTTCGCCCGCGACATCGTCGATTCCCGGCGCAATGTGCTGGGACTATTCATGCCCCTGGCACTGTTCCTGATCTTCTCCATGTTCGCGGTGCCGTCCGTCCAGGTTCAGATGTGGATGACTCCGGCGATGCTCGTTCTCATGATCGTCATGATCGTCGACGGGGTCTTCGTCGGCAGACTCGTGAACAAGCGTGTATTCGAACGCTTCCCGACCAGCGACGAGGGTGGCTTCAAACTCGGCTGGTACGCGGCGAGCCGTGCATCGCAGCTGCGCAAGATGCGCGCACCACGTCCCCGGGTGAACCGCGGCGAGCCGGTCTAG
- a CDS encoding glycerate kinase has product MSQILVAPDSFGDTLTATEAATAIAHGWRRARPDDVLILSPQSDGGPGFVDVLAAQLPSAHRCAVRVRGPLDEDVNAGWLLDGTTAYIECAQACGLPLLGRVPSADTAWRAHSTGVGQLIVAALDGGATRIVVGLGGSSCTDGGAGLIEGLGGIGEARRRLAATELVVASDVEHPLLGARGAAAVFGPQKGADQETVTRLEARLTGWVTEMEAGTGRSVRDLAGAGAAGGIGAALLALGGRRESGARIVAEHTGLEAAIARVELVITGEGKFDDQTLHGKVAGAVASRAATSGIQVLVLAGQVALTAAEYGQAGITRAESIAQFAGSVQLAMEDAPGQLAGLAAQVARDWSHG; this is encoded by the coding sequence ATGAGTCAGATTCTGGTGGCGCCCGACAGCTTCGGAGACACGCTCACCGCCACCGAGGCGGCGACCGCCATCGCGCACGGCTGGAGGCGGGCTCGTCCCGACGACGTTCTCATCCTCAGCCCGCAATCTGACGGGGGTCCCGGCTTCGTCGACGTGCTGGCCGCACAGCTGCCGTCGGCGCACCGTTGCGCGGTGCGGGTGCGCGGTCCGCTGGACGAGGACGTCAATGCGGGGTGGTTGCTCGACGGAACGACCGCCTACATCGAGTGCGCGCAGGCCTGTGGGCTGCCGCTGCTGGGGCGCGTGCCGTCCGCCGACACCGCCTGGCGGGCGCACAGCACGGGGGTCGGGCAGCTGATCGTCGCGGCTCTCGATGGTGGGGCGACCCGGATCGTGGTGGGCCTCGGTGGCAGCAGCTGCACCGATGGGGGTGCCGGGCTCATCGAGGGCCTGGGCGGGATCGGCGAGGCCCGTCGGCGGCTGGCCGCCACGGAATTGGTGGTCGCCAGCGATGTCGAGCATCCGCTGCTGGGCGCCCGCGGTGCCGCCGCGGTGTTCGGCCCGCAAAAGGGAGCCGACCAGGAGACCGTCACCCGCCTGGAGGCAAGGCTGACCGGGTGGGTCACCGAGATGGAGGCCGGAACCGGCCGCTCCGTGCGCGATCTTGCCGGAGCGGGCGCCGCGGGCGGGATCGGGGCAGCGCTGCTCGCGCTTGGCGGGCGCCGCGAGTCGGGGGCGCGGATCGTCGCCGAGCACACCGGCCTCGAGGCCGCGATCGCCCGGGTTGAGCTGGTGATTACCGGTGAAGGCAAGTTCGACGACCAAACCCTGCATGGCAAGGTAGCCGGTGCGGTGGCGAGCCGCGCCGCGACATCCGGCATCCAGGTGCTGGTGCTGGCCGGGCAGGTGGCGCTCACGGCCGCTGAGTACGGGCAGGCGGGTATCACGCGGGCCGAATCGATCGCCCAGTTCGCGGGGTCAGTGCAGCTGGCCATGGAAGACGCGCCCGGACAACTGGCCGGGTTGGCGGCCCAGGTCGCACGTGACTGGTCACACGGCTAG
- a CDS encoding HesB/IscA family protein gives MTVQDESTATSTETHGAVLTDAAAVKAKALLDQEGRDDLSLRIAVQPGGCAGLRYQLFFDDRTLDGDLVSEFDGVKLTVDRMSAPYIQGASIDFVDTIEKQGFTIDNPNATGSCACGDSFN, from the coding sequence ATGACTGTGCAAGACGAATCGACCGCCACCTCTACCGAGACCCATGGTGCCGTCTTGACCGATGCCGCCGCCGTCAAGGCCAAGGCGCTGTTGGATCAAGAAGGGCGTGACGACCTGTCGCTGCGCATCGCTGTCCAGCCCGGCGGTTGCGCGGGTCTGCGATACCAGCTGTTCTTCGATGACCGCACCCTCGACGGTGACCTCGTCAGCGAGTTCGACGGTGTGAAGCTCACCGTGGACCGGATGAGTGCCCCGTACATCCAGGGTGCCTCGATCGACTTCGTCGACACCATCGAGAAGCAGGGCTTCACGATCGACAACCCGAACGCCACCGGCTCCTGCGCCTGCGGCGATTCCTTCAACTGA
- a CDS encoding carbohydrate kinase family protein: protein MSIIVTGSIATDHLMNFPGKFSEQLLVEHLQKVSLSFLVDDLEIRRGGVAGNIAFAIGVLGGKPALVGAVGADFAEYRSWLEQHGVNCDAVLISETAHTARFVCTTDQDMAQIASFYPGAMSEARDISLADVVSRTGAPELVIIGANDPDAMFRHTEECRSLGLPFAADPSQQLARLSGEQARELVGGAKYLFTNDYEWDLLLSKTGWTEADVRERVELRVTTLGPKGVEIVEKDGTSLKVGVVPETGQVDPTGVGDAWRAGFLTGRSAGLNLERSAQLGSLVATLVLETVGTQEWAWERDDARARLADAYGQEAADEIGAAL, encoded by the coding sequence GTGTCCATCATCGTCACCGGATCCATTGCGACCGACCACCTGATGAACTTCCCCGGGAAGTTCTCCGAACAGCTGTTGGTCGAGCACCTGCAGAAGGTGTCCCTCAGCTTCCTGGTGGACGATCTGGAAATCCGTCGCGGTGGTGTCGCTGGGAACATCGCGTTCGCCATCGGCGTGCTCGGTGGCAAGCCCGCCCTGGTGGGTGCCGTGGGTGCGGACTTCGCCGAGTACCGATCCTGGCTTGAGCAACACGGTGTCAACTGCGATGCCGTGTTGATTTCCGAGACCGCCCACACCGCGCGTTTCGTCTGCACGACCGACCAGGACATGGCGCAGATCGCGTCCTTCTACCCGGGTGCGATGTCCGAAGCCCGCGACATCTCGCTCGCCGATGTCGTATCGCGCACCGGGGCACCGGAATTGGTCATCATCGGAGCCAACGACCCCGACGCCATGTTCCGGCACACCGAGGAATGCCGCAGCCTGGGGTTGCCGTTCGCGGCCGACCCATCGCAGCAGCTGGCCCGGCTCTCCGGCGAGCAGGCCCGCGAACTCGTCGGTGGCGCCAAGTACCTCTTCACCAACGACTACGAGTGGGATCTGCTGCTGTCCAAGACCGGATGGACCGAGGCAGACGTGCGTGAGCGTGTCGAGCTGCGGGTCACCACCCTGGGTCCCAAGGGTGTTGAGATCGTCGAGAAGGACGGCACCTCCCTCAAGGTGGGCGTGGTCCCGGAGACGGGGCAGGTCGACCCGACCGGTGTCGGCGACGCATGGCGTGCCGGATTCCTCACCGGCCGCAGCGCCGGCCTGAACCTGGAGCGTTCGGCACAGCTGGGATCGCTTGTGGCAACACTGGTTCTGGAGACTGTCGGCACCCAGGAATGGGCGTGGGAGCGCGATGACGCGCGGGCCCGGCTCGCCGATGCGTACGGCCAGGAAGCAGCCGACGAGATCGGTGCCGCTCTCTAG
- the asnB gene encoding asparagine synthase (glutamine-hydrolyzing) — MCGLVAWLGPPGSSLESHSPAVDAAMVHMRHRGPDEPGIWHEENVLFGFNRLSIIDIAHSHQPLRWGPVDTPDRYVLVFNGEIYNYLELREALRSDYGAVFATEGDGEAILAAYHFWGPDALHRLRGMFAFAIWDTVERELFCARDPFGIKPLFMATGPGGTALGSEKKCLLDLVEQLGIGTELDLRALQHYTTLQYVPEPESLHNEIRRLESGSYARISPGQEPRVTRYFPARFAVTPFTRATRQSRYDEITEVLSDSVAKHMRADVTVGSFLSGGIDSTAIAALAIRHNPKLITFTTGFERQGYSEVDVAAESAQAIGARHIVKVVSQEEFVSALPEIVWYLDDPVADPSLVPLFFVAREARKHVKVVLSGEGADELFGGYTIYREPLSLKPFEYLPGALRRGAARLSAAIPDGVRGKSLLHRGSMTLEQRYYGNARSFDDEQLRAVLPHYRPEWGHQDVTAALYERCADWDPVARMQYVDLFTWLRGDILVKADKMTMANSLELRVPFLDPEVFKVASQLPYREKITRETTKYALRRALEPIVPAHVLHRTKLGFPVPIRHWFVDGLLHDWAREMLATTQAGHLIDVPAVGRMLTEHAAGVSDHSRRLWTVLIFMLWHAIFVEQSVRPNIQEPHYPVQL, encoded by the coding sequence GTGTGTGGACTGGTGGCGTGGCTGGGACCGCCCGGGTCTTCCCTCGAATCCCATAGCCCCGCGGTAGATGCGGCGATGGTGCATATGCGCCATCGCGGCCCCGATGAACCGGGGATTTGGCACGAAGAGAACGTGCTCTTCGGCTTCAACCGACTCTCGATCATCGACATCGCGCATTCACACCAGCCGTTGCGCTGGGGACCGGTGGACACCCCGGACCGCTACGTGCTGGTCTTCAACGGCGAGATCTACAACTACCTGGAACTTAGGGAAGCGCTCAGGTCCGATTACGGCGCCGTTTTTGCCACCGAGGGCGACGGTGAGGCGATCCTGGCGGCCTACCACTTCTGGGGTCCGGACGCGCTGCACCGGCTGCGCGGCATGTTCGCCTTCGCGATCTGGGACACGGTGGAACGCGAGCTGTTCTGCGCACGAGATCCCTTCGGCATCAAGCCGCTGTTCATGGCGACGGGGCCGGGCGGCACCGCACTGGGCAGTGAGAAGAAATGCCTGCTGGACCTGGTGGAGCAGTTGGGCATCGGGACCGAGCTGGACCTGCGGGCGCTGCAGCACTACACGACGCTGCAGTACGTTCCGGAGCCCGAAAGTCTGCACAACGAGATCCGACGCCTGGAGTCTGGTTCATACGCCCGCATCTCCCCCGGCCAGGAGCCGCGCGTCACGCGCTACTTCCCGGCCCGGTTCGCCGTGACGCCGTTCACCCGCGCGACCCGTCAGTCCCGCTACGACGAGATCACCGAGGTGCTCTCCGATTCGGTGGCCAAGCACATGCGGGCCGATGTCACGGTGGGATCGTTCCTGTCCGGCGGTATCGACTCGACGGCCATCGCGGCGCTGGCGATCCGGCACAACCCGAAGCTCATTACTTTCACGACCGGCTTTGAACGGCAAGGCTATTCCGAGGTCGACGTGGCGGCGGAGTCGGCCCAGGCGATCGGCGCCCGGCATATCGTCAAGGTGGTCAGCCAGGAGGAGTTCGTTTCCGCGCTGCCCGAGATCGTCTGGTATCTGGACGATCCGGTGGCGGATCCGTCCCTGGTGCCGTTGTTCTTCGTGGCCCGGGAGGCACGTAAGCACGTCAAGGTGGTGCTCTCCGGCGAGGGCGCCGACGAGCTCTTCGGCGGATACACGATCTACCGGGAGCCCTTGTCGCTCAAGCCCTTCGAATACCTGCCGGGTGCGCTGCGACGTGGCGCGGCGCGGCTGTCCGCCGCCATCCCGGATGGGGTGCGCGGCAAAAGCCTGCTGCACCGCGGGTCGATGACACTGGAGCAGCGTTACTACGGGAACGCGCGCAGCTTCGACGACGAACAGCTGCGCGCGGTGCTCCCCCACTATCGCCCGGAATGGGGCCACCAGGACGTCACCGCGGCCCTCTACGAGCGTTGCGCGGACTGGGATCCGGTGGCGCGTATGCAGTATGTGGACCTGTTCACCTGGCTGCGCGGCGACATCCTGGTCAAGGCCGACAAGATGACGATGGCGAACTCGCTGGAGCTGCGGGTGCCGTTCCTCGACCCCGAGGTGTTCAAGGTGGCCTCGCAGCTGCCTTACCGCGAGAAGATCACCCGCGAGACCACCAAGTACGCCCTGCGCAGAGCGCTGGAACCCATTGTCCCGGCACATGTTCTGCACCGGACCAAGCTCGGTTTCCCGGTGCCCATCCGGCACTGGTTCGTCGACGGCCTACTGCACGACTGGGCCCGAGAGATGCTGGCGACCACGCAGGCCGGGCACTTGATCGATGTGCCCGCCGTCGGCCGGATGCTCACCGAACACGCCGCCGGGGTCAGCGATCACAGCCGCAGGCTGTGGACGGTGCTGATCTTCATGCTGTGGCATGCGATCTTCGTCGAGCAGTCGGTGCGGCCGAACATCCAGGAGCCGCACTACCCGGTGCAGCTCTAG
- a CDS encoding cytochrome c oxidase subunit II, which yields MSHVGEKARTRSGSRPSLLATVVLLGAASFLLSGCSVQEVLRFGWPEGITPEAHDYMAPLWTWAVVASLVVGVIVWGLTFWTVAFHRHKPGDTEFPRQFGYNLPLELILTVVPFLIIAVLFYFTVVVQNKVMHKDPNPEVVVDVTAFQWNWKFGYQKVAFKDGSLNYEGADPERKKAMSSKPEGKDAHGKEIVGPVRGLNREDRTYLNFDKIETVGTSSEIPVLVLPSGKSVEFQLASADVIHSFRVVPFLFTRDVMPEPKANNSDNVFQVSKILKEGAFVGRCVEMCGTYHSMMAFELRVVSPNDFKFYLEARKAGKTNAEALASIGQSPVSITTRPFDGRRGELAPADNNAAKN from the coding sequence ATGAGCCACGTGGGCGAAAAGGCTCGGACACGGTCCGGCTCACGGCCGTCCCTGCTGGCCACTGTGGTGCTGTTGGGCGCGGCGAGCTTCCTGCTCAGCGGTTGTAGCGTCCAAGAAGTGCTCCGGTTCGGGTGGCCCGAGGGCATCACCCCCGAGGCCCACGACTACATGGCCCCCCTGTGGACCTGGGCAGTCGTCGCCTCGCTCGTCGTCGGCGTCATTGTGTGGGGCCTCACCTTCTGGACCGTCGCGTTCCACCGGCACAAGCCCGGCGATACCGAGTTCCCGCGCCAGTTCGGATACAACCTGCCGCTGGAGCTGATCCTGACGGTGGTGCCCTTCCTGATCATCGCGGTGCTCTTCTACTTCACCGTCGTGGTGCAGAACAAGGTCATGCACAAGGACCCGAACCCTGAGGTCGTCGTCGACGTGACCGCCTTCCAGTGGAACTGGAAGTTCGGGTACCAGAAGGTCGCGTTCAAGGATGGCAGCCTCAACTACGAGGGCGCCGATCCGGAGCGCAAGAAGGCGATGAGCTCCAAGCCCGAGGGCAAGGACGCGCACGGCAAGGAGATTGTCGGCCCGGTGCGCGGCCTGAACCGTGAGGACCGCACCTACCTGAACTTCGACAAGATCGAGACCGTCGGAACCTCTTCGGAGATCCCGGTGCTGGTGCTGCCCAGCGGCAAGAGCGTCGAGTTCCAGCTGGCCTCGGCCGATGTCATCCACTCGTTCCGGGTGGTCCCGTTCCTCTTCACGCGCGACGTGATGCCTGAGCCCAAGGCCAACAACTCCGACAACGTCTTCCAGGTCAGCAAGATCCTGAAGGAAGGCGCGTTCGTGGGTCGCTGTGTCGAGATGTGCGGCACCTACCACTCGATGATGGCCTTCGAGCTGCGCGTGGTCAGCCCCAATGACTTCAAGTTCTATCTGGAAGCGCGCAAGGCGGGTAAGACCAACGCCGAGGCGCTGGCGTCGATCGGTCAGTCACCGGTCTCGATTACCACCAGGCCGTTCGACGGCCGCCGCGGGGAGCTCGCGCCGGCGGACAACAACGCGGCGAAGAACTAG
- a CDS encoding cytochrome c oxidase subunit 4 — MHIEARLFEILTGFFALATVVYAVLTAMYANGGVEWAGTTAMVMTTGLSLIISTFFRFVARRLDTRPEDYEDAEVADGAGELGFYSPHSWWPIMIALAAATTAVGVALWLPWLIAAGGVFVLSAVAGLVFEYHVGAEKH; from the coding sequence ATGCATATCGAAGCCCGACTCTTCGAGATCCTCACCGGATTCTTCGCCCTGGCCACCGTGGTGTACGCGGTACTCACCGCCATGTACGCCAATGGCGGTGTGGAGTGGGCGGGAACCACCGCCATGGTGATGACCACAGGTCTGTCGCTGATCATCTCGACGTTCTTCCGCTTCGTAGCCCGGCGCCTGGACACCCGGCCCGAGGATTACGAGGATGCCGAGGTCGCCGACGGCGCCGGAGAGCTGGGCTTCTACAGCCCGCACAGCTGGTGGCCGATCATGATTGCGCTGGCCGCCGCCACCACTGCTGTGGGTGTGGCGCTGTGGCTGCCGTGGCTGATTGCCGCCGGTGGGGTGTTCGTGCTCAGCGCGGTCGCCGGGCTGGTCTTCGAGTACCACGTCGGCGCGGAGAAGCACTAG